Proteins encoded in a region of the Triticum dicoccoides isolate Atlit2015 ecotype Zavitan chromosome 3A, WEW_v2.0, whole genome shotgun sequence genome:
- the LOC119269658 gene encoding sialyltransferase-like protein 1, giving the protein MKRPLRGPFAALLLVVLCGAASFPSALRRALAPPAPALAPPAPALAPPPPPLDPARLNATLLRLAALDGSEPSLRRDVDDLLEGRLPASGRARARAWRRDRLHPLHLRHHQFPVHRRGHADRDHADSLLHPLPREELLLDPALRRALRSWHRLRRYDPAVLRDLPAVLALPARIPSCAVVGNSGILLRHAHGALIDSHHAVFRLNNARVVGYTAHVGAKTNLSFINSNILHLCARRPGCFCHPYGSGVPVLLYICQAAHFLDVAACNASSLATHDAPISITDPRLDVLCARIVKYYSLRRFVAETGRAVEDWNGAHDAALFHYSSGMQAIMVAVGVCDRVSVFGFGKVADAKHHYHSNQKNELDLHDYEAEYAFYRDLAERPQVVPFLKDTGLAVPPVVFYH; this is encoded by the coding sequence ATGAAGCGGCCGCTGCGGGGGCCCTTCGCGGCGCTCCTCCTCGTCGTGCTCTGCGGCGCGGCCTCCTTCCCCTCCGCGCTCCGCCGGGCGCTGGCCCCGCCGGCCCCCGCGCTCGCCCCGCCGGCCCCCgcgctcgccccgccgccgccgccgctcgatcCCGCGCGCCTCAACGCCacgctcctccgcctcgccgccctcGACGGCTCCGAGCCGTCCCTGCGCCGCGACGTCGACGACCTCCTCGAGGGCCGCCTCCCGGCCTCgggccgcgcccgcgcccgcgcctggCGCCGCGACCGGCTCCACCCGCTCCACCTCCGCCACCACCAGTTCCCCGTCCACCGCCGCGGCCACGCGGACCGCGACCACGCCGACTCCCTCCTCCACCCGCTCCCGCGCGAGGAGCTCCTCCTCGACCCCGCCCTCCGCCGCGCGCTCCGCTCCTGGCACCGCCTCCGCCGCTACGACCCCGCCGTGCTCCGCGACCTCCCCGCCGTGCTCGCCCTCCCCGCCCGCATCCCCTCCTGCGCCGTCGTCGGCAACAGCGGCATCCTCCTCCGCCACGCCCACGGCGCCCTCATCGACTCCCACCACGCCGTCTTCCGCCTCAACAACGCCCGCGTCGTCGGCTACACCGCGCACGTCGGCGCCAAGACCAACCTCTCCTTCATCAACAGCAACATACTCCACCTCTGCGCGCGCCGCCCCGGCTGCTTCTGCCACCCCTACGGCAGCGGCGTCCCCGTGCTCCTCTACATCTGCCAGGCCGCGCACTTCCTCGACGTCGCCGCCTGCAACGCCTCCTCCCTCGCCACCCACGACGCCCCCATCTCCATCACCGACCCTCGCCTCGACGTCCTCTGCGCGCGCATCGTCAAGTACTACTCGCTCCGCCGCTTCGTCGCCGAGACGGGCCGCGCCGTCGAGGACTGGAACGGCGCGCACGACGCGGCGCTGTTCCACTACTCGTCCGGGATGCAGGCCATCATGGTCGCGGTGGGGGTGTGCGACAGGGTGAGCGTGTTCGGCTTCGGGAAGGTGGCAGACGCCAAGCACCATTACCACAGCAACCAGAAGAACGAGCTGGACCTCCACGACTACGAGGCGGAGTACGCCTTCTACCGCGACCTCGCCGAGCGCCCGCAGGTAGTCCCCTTCCTCAAGGACACTGGCCTGGCTGTCCCGCCCGTCGTGTTCTACCATTAG